A stretch of the Longimicrobiales bacterium genome encodes the following:
- the cyoE gene encoding heme o synthase yields the protein MEAAAPAGAGRTLTLSQRVSAYIELTKPGIVRMVMITAGAGFFLASATGHPLDFVLLLNALLGIGLAASGACGLNEYVEWEADSLMRRTAGRPVPSSRMSPRSALLFSSLLVLLGLLHLQLFVDSVTAALVALTVVTYVFLYTPLKRRSWTATLVGAVPGALPILAGWSAGGGGMTAPGFALFAILFLWQMPHFYALAWIYREDYRRGGFRMLTTLDPTGVRTGRQIVFFGALLLLSSVLPTVLGLTGGLYLASALLLGVPFLALGTAMALRRDDRRAMRLFLGSVAYLPLLLLTMVIDRLIA from the coding sequence GTGGAAGCGGCTGCGCCGGCAGGTGCCGGGCGGACGCTCACTCTCTCGCAACGCGTTTCGGCGTACATAGAGCTGACCAAGCCGGGCATCGTCCGGATGGTGATGATCACGGCGGGCGCAGGCTTCTTCCTCGCCTCCGCAACCGGTCACCCGCTCGATTTCGTCCTGCTGCTGAACGCCCTGCTCGGCATAGGCCTCGCCGCCAGCGGCGCATGCGGCCTGAACGAGTACGTGGAGTGGGAGGCGGACTCGCTGATGCGGCGGACGGCCGGCCGGCCGGTGCCGTCCAGCCGCATGAGCCCCCGATCGGCTCTGTTGTTCTCGAGCCTGCTGGTCCTGCTCGGACTGCTGCACCTCCAGCTCTTCGTGGATTCGGTGACGGCCGCGCTCGTCGCGCTGACCGTGGTGACGTACGTCTTCCTCTACACGCCGCTCAAGCGGCGCTCGTGGACGGCCACGCTCGTCGGCGCAGTCCCCGGCGCACTGCCGATCCTGGCGGGCTGGAGTGCCGGCGGTGGGGGCATGACGGCGCCGGGCTTTGCACTCTTCGCCATCCTGTTCCTCTGGCAGATGCCGCATTTCTACGCGCTCGCATGGATCTACCGTGAGGACTACCGGCGCGGCGGCTTCCGCATGCTCACGACGCTCGATCCTACCGGTGTCCGTACGGGCCGTCAGATCGTGTTTTTCGGCGCACTGCTCCTGCTTTCGAGCGTGCTGCCGACGGTGCTGGGCCTCACTGGTGGCCTGTATCTCGCATCCGCCTTACTGCTCGGGGTGCCGTTCCTCGCGCTGGGTACCGCCATGGCGCTCCGGCGCGATGATCGGCGCGCGATGCGGCTGTTTCTCGGCTCCGTCGCGTATCTCCCGCTGCTGCTGCTCACGATGGTGATCGACCGGCTCATCGCCTAG
- the fdhF gene encoding formate dehydrogenase subunit alpha, whose protein sequence is MSGIDGLSTSAPLADLEAPDRSANPLGPQGAETAIHRLERRLGWSRAGEYEGDNIVFTLDGIEIEAFPGETILQAAERHNVEIPRLCYTEGMRPDGNCRACVVEVDGERVLAPSCCRRPTAGMDVRATSERAVKSQRMVVELLLADMPAHPHDPDSELAYWAKTLGIEAARFPTRAQPAPDFSHAGIEVRLDACIQCTRCVRACREVQVNDVIGYANRGAAAMIVFDLDDPMGESTCVGCGECVQACPTGALLPSLPAIVAGEMMARAPDREPPKPAASHGPMMRGGGYGDAIMGAAYADRALDSTTGVGAMDATDSAGAARGTAPGGTTSPGKSAPMRLIPLVQLNGSPVPAAGYTKAETDVASLCPYCGVGCQTTYHVADNRILRVSGRDGPSNHERLCVKGRFGFDYVHHPQRLLRPLVRREGVPKDPNALVDPSNPLDAFREASWEEALDLAGNGLRRIRDSLGPWALAGFGSAKGSNEEAYLFQKLVRAGFGTNNVDHCTRLCHASSVAALMEGLNSGAVSNQVDDVKHTECFIVIGANPTVNHPVAATFMKNAIERGAKLILIDPRRTELSRLATHFLQFRPDTDVALLNAMLHTIVEEDLIDRAFIDARTTGFDDLVRTLRPYSPEAMQHMCGIPAEEIRAAARLFATARASMIFWGMGISQHVHGTDNARCLIALSLITGQIGRRGTGLHPLRGQNNVQGASDMGLIPMFYPDYRSVEDPAVRDFFADLWHAPNLDKRKGLTVVEIMNACKRREIRGMYIMGENPAMSDPDVQHARQALALLDWLVVQDLFLTETASFADVILPASAFPEKTGTFTNTDRRVQLGRKALDPPGEVRQDLDLIQQLARRLGLQWTYDGPKDVWEEIRKAVPSCAGITWERLEREHGVTYPCLNEGDPGEEVIFTERFPTADGRARIVPADFIPADELPDEGYPFVLITGRVLEHWHTGAMTRRAGVLDAIEPVPTVSVHPADLEELGVEAGGAIGLRTRRGELVAIARRDSGMARGSVFMPFAYVEAAANLLTNPKLDPFGKIPEFKFCAVQLRRATDDELEGSTYGAASEVPGAAVQD, encoded by the coding sequence ATGAGCGGAATCGACGGCCTCTCGACCAGCGCGCCCCTCGCCGACCTCGAAGCGCCCGACCGGAGCGCGAACCCGCTCGGACCGCAGGGCGCCGAGACCGCCATACATCGCCTCGAGCGTCGTCTCGGCTGGTCACGCGCCGGCGAGTACGAGGGCGACAACATTGTCTTCACGCTCGATGGCATCGAGATCGAAGCGTTCCCCGGCGAGACGATCCTCCAGGCGGCCGAGCGACACAACGTCGAGATTCCACGGCTCTGCTACACGGAAGGGATGCGGCCGGATGGCAACTGTCGCGCGTGCGTCGTCGAGGTCGATGGCGAGCGCGTACTCGCGCCGTCCTGCTGCCGTCGCCCGACCGCCGGCATGGATGTGCGCGCGACGAGCGAGCGGGCCGTCAAATCGCAGCGCATGGTCGTGGAGCTGCTGCTCGCGGACATGCCCGCGCATCCGCACGACCCGGACTCGGAACTGGCATACTGGGCGAAGACGCTGGGTATCGAGGCCGCACGCTTCCCGACGCGTGCGCAGCCGGCCCCGGACTTCTCCCACGCCGGCATCGAGGTCCGCCTCGATGCGTGCATCCAGTGTACGCGCTGCGTGCGCGCATGCCGCGAAGTCCAGGTCAACGATGTCATCGGCTACGCGAATCGCGGTGCTGCCGCGATGATCGTCTTCGATCTCGACGATCCGATGGGCGAGAGCACGTGCGTCGGCTGCGGTGAATGCGTGCAGGCGTGCCCCACGGGCGCCCTGCTGCCGTCACTGCCCGCGATTGTTGCGGGCGAAATGATGGCCCGCGCGCCCGATCGCGAGCCGCCGAAACCGGCGGCCAGCCACGGCCCGATGATGCGCGGCGGCGGCTACGGCGATGCCATCATGGGCGCCGCGTATGCAGACAGAGCGCTCGACAGCACCACCGGCGTCGGCGCGATGGACGCCACGGATAGCGCTGGCGCTGCCCGCGGCACTGCGCCCGGGGGCACAACGTCACCCGGGAAGTCCGCACCGATGCGACTCATCCCGCTCGTGCAGCTGAACGGCTCGCCCGTGCCGGCCGCCGGCTACACGAAGGCGGAGACCGACGTAGCATCACTGTGCCCGTACTGCGGTGTCGGCTGTCAGACCACCTACCATGTCGCGGACAACCGGATCCTGCGCGTGAGCGGTCGGGACGGGCCGTCGAACCACGAGCGGCTGTGCGTGAAGGGGCGCTTCGGATTCGATTACGTGCATCACCCGCAGCGGCTGCTGCGGCCGCTCGTGCGGCGCGAGGGTGTGCCGAAAGACCCGAACGCGCTCGTCGATCCGTCCAATCCGCTCGACGCGTTCCGCGAGGCGTCGTGGGAGGAGGCGCTGGACCTGGCCGGTAACGGCCTGCGTCGCATCCGCGACTCGCTCGGCCCCTGGGCGCTCGCCGGGTTCGGATCGGCCAAGGGCAGCAACGAGGAAGCGTACCTGTTCCAGAAGCTCGTGCGCGCAGGCTTCGGCACGAACAACGTCGATCACTGCACACGGCTCTGCCACGCGTCGTCCGTGGCCGCGCTGATGGAAGGCCTCAACTCCGGCGCCGTATCGAACCAGGTGGACGATGTGAAGCATACGGAGTGCTTCATCGTCATCGGGGCCAACCCGACCGTGAACCATCCGGTCGCGGCGACGTTCATGAAGAACGCCATCGAGCGCGGCGCAAAGCTGATCCTGATTGATCCGCGGCGCACGGAGCTGTCACGCCTGGCCACGCATTTCCTCCAGTTCCGGCCGGACACCGATGTCGCGCTGCTGAATGCGATGCTGCACACGATTGTAGAAGAGGACCTGATCGATCGCGCGTTCATCGATGCGCGCACGACCGGCTTCGACGACCTCGTGCGCACCCTGCGGCCGTACAGCCCCGAAGCGATGCAGCACATGTGCGGCATACCCGCGGAGGAGATCCGAGCAGCCGCGCGACTCTTCGCGACAGCACGCGCGTCGATGATCTTCTGGGGCATGGGCATCTCGCAGCACGTGCATGGCACCGACAACGCCCGCTGCCTGATTGCACTCTCGCTCATCACCGGTCAGATCGGCCGCCGCGGCACAGGGCTCCATCCGCTGCGCGGGCAGAACAACGTGCAGGGCGCGTCGGACATGGGCCTGATCCCGATGTTCTATCCGGATTACCGCTCGGTCGAGGATCCCGCCGTGCGCGATTTCTTCGCGGATCTCTGGCACGCGCCGAACCTCGACAAACGGAAGGGCCTGACCGTCGTCGAGATCATGAACGCGTGCAAGCGCCGCGAGATCCGCGGGATGTACATCATGGGCGAGAACCCCGCGATGTCGGATCCCGATGTGCAGCACGCGCGGCAGGCGCTCGCGCTGCTCGACTGGCTCGTCGTCCAGGATCTGTTCCTTACCGAGACGGCATCATTCGCGGATGTGATCCTGCCGGCGTCGGCGTTCCCGGAGAAGACGGGCACGTTCACGAACACGGACCGTCGCGTCCAGCTCGGCCGCAAGGCGCTGGATCCGCCCGGCGAGGTGCGCCAGGACCTGGATCTCATCCAGCAGCTCGCTCGGCGGCTCGGACTGCAGTGGACGTATGACGGGCCGAAGGATGTCTGGGAGGAGATCCGGAAGGCCGTGCCGAGCTGCGCCGGCATCACGTGGGAGCGCCTCGAGCGCGAGCACGGTGTGACCTACCCCTGCCTCAACGAGGGTGACCCGGGCGAGGAAGTGATCTTCACGGAGCGGTTCCCGACGGCCGACGGCCGCGCCCGCATCGTGCCGGCAGATTTCATCCCCGCCGATGAGCTGCCCGATGAGGGCTACCCGTTCGTTCTGATCACGGGCCGCGTGCTCGAGCACTGGCATACCGGGGCCATGACGCGACGGGCGGGCGTGCTCGATGCCATCGAGCCGGTACCGACCGTGAGCGTCCATCCCGCTGACCTGGAGGAGCTGGGCGTCGAGGCGGGCGGAGCGATCGGTCTGCGGACGCGCCGCGGGGAGCTGGTCGCCATAGCCCGCCGCGACTCCGGCATGGCCCGCGGCTCCGTCTTCATGCCGTTCGCATATGTCGAAGCAGCCGCCAATCTGCTGACGAACCCGAAGCTCGATCCGTTCGGCAAAATCCCCGAGTTCAAGTTCTGCGCGGTGCAGCTCCGCCGTGCGACCGACGACGAGCTGGAGGGATCGACGTACGGAGCGGCCTCCGAGGTGCCAGGCGCCGCTGTCCAGGACTGA
- a CDS encoding NAD(P)H-dependent oxidoreductase subunit E: protein MPPRKLRGGNVGGVSLRPAPKGREVDERALAEVRALLGDAPRRPDLLIEHLHLIQDAFGCLTTEHLTALAREMSLAPAEVYEVATFYHHFDIVRDGASAPPQITVRVCESISCHLAGADRLLETLSAAAGDTVRVIAAPCVGRCDRAPVAVVGQNPIDHATPATVRDAVNSGRTAAPLPDYIGYAAYRANGGYETLRTCRSGLRQPDEVIDAVGTAGLRGLGGAGFPTSQKWKFVRAEPGPRVVVINADEGEPGTFKDRHCMETDPHRMLEGALIAAWAVDAADVFIYLRDEYAACRAILDREIQTLCTEPPCDLPRMHLRRGAGAYICGEESSLIESIEGKRGEPRLRPPFPAQAGVFGRPTLVQNVETAYWIRSVIEDGPGEWNALGRTDHPGARFFSISGRVKSPGVYLAPNGITARELIDYAGGMLEGHTFYGYLPGGASGGILPASLGDVPLDFRSLDEYGCFIGSAAVVIFSEQDSARDVAQNLMHFFAHESCGKCTPCRVGTAKADALMREKTWQLPLLNDLADVMNDASICGLGQAAPNPLRSVQRFFPQELSDRIDLNSMRRP from the coding sequence ATGCCTCCACGCAAACTACGCGGCGGGAATGTCGGCGGAGTCTCACTGCGGCCGGCGCCCAAGGGGCGCGAAGTCGATGAACGTGCGCTCGCCGAGGTGCGGGCGCTGCTCGGCGACGCCCCGCGCCGCCCCGACCTCCTGATCGAGCATCTGCACCTCATCCAGGACGCGTTCGGGTGCCTCACCACGGAGCACCTGACGGCCCTCGCACGCGAGATGTCGCTCGCGCCGGCGGAAGTCTACGAGGTCGCGACGTTCTACCATCACTTCGACATCGTCCGTGACGGTGCATCCGCCCCTCCGCAGATCACGGTGCGTGTGTGCGAGTCGATCTCCTGCCACCTCGCCGGAGCAGACCGCCTGCTCGAAACCCTCAGCGCTGCCGCGGGCGATACGGTCCGCGTCATTGCTGCGCCATGCGTCGGCCGCTGCGATCGTGCCCCGGTCGCCGTCGTGGGGCAGAACCCGATCGATCACGCGACGCCGGCGACCGTGCGCGATGCGGTGAACAGCGGCCGCACGGCTGCCCCCCTGCCCGACTACATCGGCTACGCGGCGTATCGCGCCAATGGCGGCTATGAAACGCTGCGCACCTGCCGTTCCGGTCTGCGCCAGCCGGACGAGGTCATCGACGCGGTCGGCACGGCGGGATTGCGCGGCCTGGGCGGCGCGGGGTTTCCGACATCGCAGAAGTGGAAGTTCGTGCGCGCCGAGCCCGGCCCCCGGGTGGTGGTCATCAATGCGGACGAGGGGGAGCCGGGCACGTTCAAGGACCGGCACTGCATGGAGACGGATCCGCATCGTATGCTCGAAGGCGCACTCATTGCCGCCTGGGCTGTCGACGCCGCTGACGTCTTCATCTATCTGCGCGACGAATACGCCGCCTGCCGTGCCATCCTGGACCGGGAGATCCAGACCCTCTGCACCGAGCCGCCCTGCGACCTGCCGCGCATGCATCTGCGGCGCGGCGCCGGCGCCTACATCTGCGGCGAGGAGTCATCGCTGATCGAGTCGATCGAGGGCAAGCGCGGTGAGCCCCGGCTGAGACCGCCGTTCCCCGCCCAGGCTGGCGTGTTCGGCAGGCCGACGCTGGTGCAGAATGTCGAGACCGCCTACTGGATCCGCAGCGTGATCGAGGACGGACCCGGCGAATGGAACGCCCTCGGCAGGACGGATCACCCCGGCGCGCGCTTCTTCTCGATCAGTGGTCGCGTGAAGTCGCCGGGCGTCTACCTCGCGCCGAACGGCATCACCGCCCGCGAGCTCATCGACTACGCCGGCGGGATGCTCGAGGGACACACGTTCTACGGCTACCTGCCGGGCGGCGCGTCCGGCGGCATTCTCCCGGCCTCGCTCGGCGATGTCCCACTCGATTTCCGTTCTCTCGATGAATACGGCTGCTTCATCGGCTCCGCCGCGGTCGTAATCTTCTCCGAGCAGGACAGTGCCCGTGACGTAGCGCAGAACCTCATGCACTTCTTCGCGCACGAGTCCTGCGGCAAGTGCACACCCTGTCGCGTCGGGACGGCAAAGGCGGATGCGCTCATGCGCGAGAAGACCTGGCAGCTCCCCCTCCTCAACGACCTCGCCGATGTGATGAACGATGCGTCCATCTGCGGACTCGGGCAGGCGGCGCCCAACCCGCTGCGGAGTGTCCAGCGCTTCTTCCCCCAGGAGCTGTCCGATCGCATTGACCTGAACAGCATGCGCCGGCCATGA
- a CDS encoding DUF4397 domain-containing protein, which produces MKRWAGALVAVLMTSACGDTTGPELRLDATVRVLHAAPETPRLDVVVEGESQTLLEYAEVSEPIQLESGERRVQLVVEGETEALIDLDTVFDPGTHYTVLAAGRAGEILPIVLVDDTVAADTGQTRIRLVHAAPTAGLVDIYVTEPGSPLSAETPVLTSVAFGESSDYMVLDSRTYQVRVTTAGGSTLLIDLPLLVLSSRRVMTIVMMDTMGSGPPHGLIVLSDNSR; this is translated from the coding sequence ATGAAGAGGTGGGCGGGAGCGCTGGTCGCGGTGCTCATGACGAGCGCGTGCGGCGATACCACGGGCCCGGAGCTGAGGCTGGATGCGACGGTGCGGGTGCTGCACGCCGCCCCGGAAACGCCGCGGCTGGACGTCGTGGTCGAGGGGGAGTCGCAGACATTGCTGGAATATGCCGAAGTGTCGGAGCCAATCCAGCTGGAGAGCGGCGAGCGACGGGTGCAGCTCGTCGTGGAGGGGGAGACCGAGGCGCTCATCGACCTGGACACGGTTTTCGATCCGGGGACGCACTATACGGTGCTGGCCGCGGGTCGCGCCGGCGAGATCCTGCCGATCGTGCTGGTGGACGACACCGTCGCGGCCGACACGGGGCAGACGCGCATCCGGCTGGTGCATGCCGCGCCGACGGCAGGCCTGGTCGATATCTACGTCACGGAGCCCGGCTCGCCGCTTTCAGCGGAGACTCCCGTACTCACCTCAGTGGCGTTCGGTGAGTCTTCCGACTATATGGTACTCGATTCGCGGACGTATCAGGTCCGGGTGACCACGGCCGGCGGCAGTACGCTGCTGATCGATCTGCCGCTGCTCGTGCTGTCATCGAGACGCGTAATGACGATCGTCATGATGGACACGATGGGGAGCGGCCCGCCGCACGGCCTGATCGTTCTGAGCGACAACAGCCGCTGA
- a CDS encoding M1 family metallopeptidase: MKAWRCSLVLALGACAAPVQPPPAPVPVEPAVTVEVERPRHAVRPVRLTDAFERAVERGTRTLEGSPGPAYWQQRVEYRIEAELDPATATVRGAQVAMYRNNSPDTLRSILVHLYQNAFSEGVQRVRRVPITGGATVHRVAVNNVEIEADEAPAGAGRYRIDGTLMWIDLARPLLPGGSLELEVGWDFVVPPPGAPRTGHSNNEAFVVAQWYPQIAVYDDLRGWHDRPYWTNGEFYLEYADFEVLLTVPEGWVVSATGELDNPQEVLTDEVRQRLARALARDDIVNVVTLEDLEQERATLREPGGQLTWRFRARDVRDFAFATSNRYLWDATRVTWSGAQSGEPVLVNALYRPDAGAAWTEAVEYMRHTTAFHAERWGPYIYPHITAAEGPIGGMEYPMLVFIGGSRTPQSLYSVLSHEIAHEWWPMMVGSNESLYAWQDEGLASYVEDLSLQDYFEGETPALATQESYLRIAGSDVERPIMTEPDMFGIGPQYGVAAYSKPATMLRALTGVIGQEAVHRGLREYTTRWLLRHPAPFDFFHVMEDVHGADLDWFWSPWFFDTAALDQAITEVSFATATNGERVTITVEDRGDAPMPVLLTLTLADGSTREERLPVEPWLAGAQTQTLTVDVGSAVTRVEIDPDRYLPDVERSDNVWTRQ; this comes from the coding sequence ATGAAGGCATGGCGCTGCTCACTGGTGCTCGCTCTGGGGGCGTGCGCTGCACCTGTGCAGCCGCCGCCGGCACCCGTGCCGGTCGAGCCGGCGGTTACGGTGGAGGTGGAGCGTCCGCGCCACGCGGTCAGGCCGGTGCGCCTTACGGATGCGTTCGAGCGCGCGGTCGAACGGGGCACGCGCACGCTGGAAGGCAGCCCGGGCCCCGCGTACTGGCAGCAGCGTGTCGAGTATCGGATCGAGGCCGAGCTGGACCCCGCGACGGCGACCGTGCGGGGCGCGCAGGTGGCCATGTACAGAAACAACTCGCCCGATACCCTCCGCAGCATCCTGGTGCATCTGTATCAGAACGCGTTCAGCGAAGGAGTGCAGCGGGTGCGGCGCGTTCCGATCACCGGCGGCGCGACCGTCCATCGCGTCGCGGTCAATAATGTGGAGATCGAGGCGGACGAGGCGCCGGCCGGTGCAGGACGCTACCGCATTGACGGGACGCTGATGTGGATCGATCTGGCGCGGCCGCTGCTTCCGGGCGGCAGCCTGGAGTTGGAGGTCGGCTGGGACTTCGTGGTGCCGCCGCCGGGCGCACCGCGAACGGGCCACTCGAATAACGAGGCGTTCGTCGTCGCACAGTGGTATCCGCAGATCGCCGTGTACGACGATCTGCGCGGCTGGCACGACCGCCCCTACTGGACCAATGGCGAGTTTTACCTGGAGTACGCCGATTTCGAGGTGCTGCTCACGGTACCGGAGGGGTGGGTCGTGAGCGCGACGGGCGAGCTCGACAATCCGCAGGAGGTCCTGACGGACGAGGTGCGGCAGCGGCTGGCGCGGGCACTGGCGCGGGACGACATCGTCAATGTCGTTACGCTCGAGGACCTGGAGCAGGAGCGGGCGACGCTGCGCGAGCCGGGCGGCCAGCTCACGTGGCGGTTCCGCGCGCGCGACGTGCGCGACTTCGCGTTCGCCACGTCCAACCGCTACCTCTGGGACGCGACCAGGGTCACATGGTCAGGCGCGCAGTCGGGAGAGCCGGTGCTCGTCAATGCGCTGTACCGGCCGGATGCCGGCGCTGCATGGACAGAAGCCGTGGAGTACATGCGGCACACGACGGCCTTCCATGCCGAGCGCTGGGGCCCGTACATCTACCCGCACATTACGGCCGCGGAGGGGCCGATCGGCGGGATGGAGTATCCAATGCTCGTGTTCATCGGCGGATCCCGCACGCCGCAGTCGCTGTACTCAGTGCTCAGCCACGAGATAGCGCACGAGTGGTGGCCGATGATGGTCGGTTCCAACGAGTCGCTGTACGCGTGGCAGGATGAGGGACTGGCCAGCTACGTCGAGGACCTCTCGCTCCAGGACTACTTCGAGGGTGAAACGCCCGCGCTGGCGACGCAGGAGTCGTATCTGCGGATCGCCGGCAGCGATGTGGAGCGGCCCATCATGACCGAGCCGGACATGTTCGGCATCGGACCACAGTATGGCGTTGCGGCCTACTCGAAGCCGGCCACGATGCTGCGCGCGCTGACCGGCGTGATCGGACAGGAGGCGGTTCATCGCGGACTGCGCGAGTACACGACGCGCTGGCTGCTGCGACACCCGGCACCGTTCGATTTCTTCCACGTGATGGAAGATGTGCACGGCGCGGACCTCGACTGGTTCTGGTCGCCGTGGTTCTTCGATACGGCTGCGCTTGACCAGGCGATCACGGAGGTATCGTTCGCGACGGCCACGAACGGAGAGCGCGTCACCATAACGGTGGAGGATCGGGGTGACGCGCCGATGCCGGTGCTGCTGACACTGACGCTCGCCGATGGCAGCACGCGTGAGGAGCGGTTGCCGGTCGAGCCGTGGCTCGCGGGCGCGCAGACACAGACGCTCACCGTCGATGTGGGGTCCGCCGTCACACGTGTAGAGATCGATCCGGATCGTTATCTTCCCGATGTGGAGCGTTCGGACAACGTGTGGACGCGGCAGTAG
- a CDS encoding M23 family metallopeptidase, with amino-acid sequence MNRNEGGAATVRQRLILAGMLTMLCSACSIPRWPVDGVMTSPYGLRLRGWSPDMHEGVDVAAPQGTPVNAMKSGRVEHAGTWGGYGLSVLIAHGSNVRTLYAHLSRIDVREGERVDGGQRIGAVGQTGSATGPHLHFEVWRWGRAEDPVPLLGGFPSN; translated from the coding sequence ATGAATCGAAATGAAGGCGGAGCGGCGACGGTGCGGCAGCGGCTGATTCTCGCGGGAATGCTCACCATGTTGTGCAGTGCGTGCTCGATTCCGCGCTGGCCCGTGGATGGTGTCATGACATCGCCCTACGGCCTCCGGCTGCGCGGCTGGAGTCCCGACATGCACGAGGGCGTGGACGTTGCCGCGCCGCAGGGCACACCCGTGAACGCGATGAAATCGGGACGCGTGGAGCATGCCGGCACGTGGGGCGGCTACGGTCTGAGCGTGCTCATCGCGCATGGCTCGAACGTCCGGACGCTGTACGCCCATCTGTCACGCATTGACGTGCGGGAAGGCGAGCGGGTGGACGGCGGCCAGCGGATCGGGGCGGTCGGCCAGACCGGCAGCGCGACGGGGCCGCACCTGCATTTCGAGGTGTGGCGCTGGGGCAGGGCGGAGGACCCGGTGCCGCTGCTTGGTGGATTCCCTTCGAACTGA
- a CDS encoding VOC family protein translates to MSEHFRPQVGAVFSADIAVPQHEREVRFYSRVLSTGDAPLWRETDLMNSLGMPVIGLGELSPEYRDLPLQWMPHIQVADVAASVDRASRLGGSALMHARDDAGSSQWAVLRDPNGAAFGIIPVVATGAATRTGAADANTPSSTGRIYWLDLTIPDAPATRNFYSEVVGWVAQDVPMKDGHAQYADYNMLRKDGSPAAGVCHARGVNADLPPVWMIYLPVGDLAESVRRVESEGGSIVKAMRDGGGELVYAAVKDPVGACFALVQG, encoded by the coding sequence GTGAGCGAACATTTCCGTCCGCAGGTCGGAGCAGTGTTCAGCGCTGATATCGCGGTTCCGCAGCACGAGCGCGAAGTACGCTTCTACTCTCGAGTCCTCAGTACCGGTGACGCGCCACTCTGGCGCGAGACGGACCTGATGAACAGCCTGGGCATGCCGGTCATCGGCCTGGGCGAGCTCAGTCCCGAATACAGGGACCTCCCGCTCCAGTGGATGCCTCACATCCAGGTCGCGGATGTCGCGGCGAGCGTGGACCGGGCCAGTCGTCTCGGCGGTAGCGCCCTGATGCATGCCCGGGATGATGCGGGATCCAGCCAGTGGGCGGTGTTGCGTGACCCGAACGGTGCAGCTTTCGGTATCATCCCCGTCGTCGCCACGGGTGCCGCAACCCGGACCGGCGCAGCGGACGCGAATACGCCTTCCTCCACGGGTCGGATCTACTGGCTCGACCTGACGATTCCCGACGCACCTGCTACTCGAAACTTCTACAGTGAAGTGGTCGGTTGGGTTGCGCAGGACGTCCCGATGAAGGACGGCCATGCGCAATACGCGGACTACAACATGCTCAGGAAGGATGGCAGCCCGGCGGCCGGAGTATGTCATGCACGCGGCGTGAACGCGGACCTGCCACCCGTGTGGATGATCTACCTTCCGGTGGGAGACCTGGCAGAGAGCGTCCGCCGCGTCGAAAGCGAGGGCGGCAGTATCGTCAAAGCCATGCGGGATGGCGGCGGCGAGTTGGTGTATGCCGCGGTCAAAGACCCAGTCGGAGCATGCTTCGCTCTCGTTCAGGGATAG